The Daucus carota subsp. sativus chromosome 7, DH1 v3.0, whole genome shotgun sequence genome window below encodes:
- the LOC108193689 gene encoding protein SIEL isoform X1, producing MEQQLLRSFLELSATDEPPSRHTLTLARSLITNPSTSDSTISTILQALTHSLSLNPNPHTISLLSDISLRHPHLRRLIFSSLRTFSLLPHNSPRLVVESLSILVSIAEQDSELLQLVEELSESVFLSVCFGGCVSARRWLLANAKRILVRPAVLVTVFLGFSKDPYPEIRRVALDGLSCCVGIQDRGVMEGCFLRGVEMLSDTEDSVRCSAVRVISEWGQLLTASSEGASKKYWSDALFEKLCSIVRDMSVKVRLQVFDAIGKITMASENILLQTLSKKVLIKTQTSDVAGAFVHGMEDEFYEVRRSACSSLRELFILSSDFACKALNLLVDMLNDDSIAVRLQALQTMHHMAQHDHQVQEEYLNLLFGALFDTSSSIRSEARRIIQLLKMHSSKMFKFCVNGLVKNMEAFPQDEADIFLVLFIIGRKHGSYAASTVEETSQDIDDFFEGKLGSNGAKTALILVLAISASLSHEINICRIPPRMFSYAVTLLGRISSGLAYALDRHVLFSYLCACSRSTSVSDSELIKGDEILQHIVNDSSRNQESREQSSSEVSIADCQLEGIEVLALVNLVLAQISNMWQPMQVGCIDGVLKTLRSLKEELGSINNTSSQSSGVLVFALKYIRVLELFGKIWTNLMCLKKSPLTGEIEINFGELDYKLRELAYTFLGLDKEVTIHLLELMVVTCTLKLCSLQPWCYVSTLRKLHSIYSVVELLLDKGSIEPSHFLAEAGKSLHGVQTSIGGMSNLFQFRKLLELFSLKQVELAGGLKHVKAELDIINNTCETPLFFVSGLPVGIRLQITLYNMDVDNRLWVKLTVNEYSCQYVYLDLKQFGDSDPVKKFVFAAPFYRTPKTNCFKLRVTLGMEDLSGEKVIVRNFRHPEHDLIYLCTEKEVFLSRIVK from the exons ATGGAGCAACAACTCCTCCGCAGCTTCCTCGAACTGAGCGCCACCGATGAGCCCCCATCCAGGCACACCCTAACACTCGCACGATCACTAATCACCAATCCTTCAACTTCAGATTCAACAATCTCCACTATTCTCCAAGCCCTAACACACTCTCTCTCCCTGAATCCTAACCCTCACaccatctctctcctctccgACATCTCTCTCCGCCACCCCCACCTCCGCCGTCTCATCTTCTCCTCTCTCCGTACTTTCTCTCTACTCCCTCACAATTCTCCTCGCCTTGTTGTCGAATCGCTGTCTATACTCGTATCGATTGCTGAGCAGGACTCTGAGCTTCTTCAGTTAGTTGAAGAGTTGAGTGAGAGTGTGTTTTTGTCTGTATGTTTTGGTGGTTGTGTTAGTGCCAGGAGGTGGTTGTTGGCGAATGCTAAGAGGATTTTGGTTCGGCCGGCGGTGTTGGTTACCGTGTTTTTAGGGTTTAGTAAGGATCCGTATCCTGAAATTAGGAGAGTTGCTTTGGATGGATTGAGCTGTTGTGTTGGGATTCAGGATAGAGGGGTGATGGAGGGGTGTTTTTTGCGTGGTGTTGAGATGCTTTCAGATACGGAGGATTCTGTTAGATGCTCCGCCGTTCGAGTT ATTAGTGAGTGGGGGCAATTACTCACGGCATCCAGCGAGGGAGCAAGTAAAAAGTACTGGTCTGATGCCTTATTTGAAAAG CTTTGTTCAATTGTCAGAGACATGAGTGTAAAAGTAAGACTTCAAGTTTTTGATGCCATTGGGAAGATAACGATGGCCTCCGAGAATATTCTACTTCAAACCCTGTCTAAGAAAGTACTTATCAAAACACAAACATCTGATGTTGCTGGAGCTTTTGTGCATGGGATGGAGGACGAATTTTATGAG GTGCGAAGGTCTGCTTGTTCTTCCTTGCGTGAACTCTTCATCCTTTCTTCTGACTTTGCTTGTAAAGCCTTAAATTTGTTGGTGGATATGTTGAATGATGATTCAATAGCTGTCCGATTACAAGCACTACAAACAATGCATCATATGGCGCAACATGACCATCAGGTTCAAGAAGAATACCTTAACCTG CTGTTTGGTGCTTTATTTGACACGTCTTCCTCAATAAGGTCTGAAGCAAGGAGAATAATTCAGTTACTTAAGATGCATAGTTCAAAAATGTTTAAGTTCTGTGTTAATGGCCTTGTTAAAAATATGGAAGCTTTTCCTCAG GATGAAGCTGATATATTTCTTGTTCTCTTTATTATCGGTCGAAAACATGGTAGTTATGCTGCAAGTACTGTTGAGGAGACTTCTCAAGAT ATAGATGACTTTTTCGAAGGCAAGTTGGGATCTAATGGTGCAAAAACTGCTCTAATTCTAGTACTGGCCATTTCAGCTTCACTATCACATGAGATAAACATATGCAGAATTCCGCCCAGAATGTTTTCATATGCAGTCACTCTTCTGGGGAGAATATCTTCTGGGTTAGCTTATGCTTTGGATCGTCATGTACTGTTCTCTTACTTGTGTGCTTGCAGTAGATCCACATCTGTTTCTGACTCGGAGTTGATTAAAGGGGATGAGATTCTGCAACATATAGTAAATGATTCCTCGCGTAATCAGGAATCACGGGAGCAGAGCAGCTCAGAAGTATCAATCGCAGATTGTCAGTTGGAGGGGATCGAAGTATTAGCATTAGTGAATCTAGTCCTAGCACAAATTAGTAacatgtggcaaccgatgcaaGTTGGATGCATTGATGGAGTACTTAAGACTTTAAG GAGTTTGAAAGAAGAACTGGGAAGCATAAATAATACATCATCCCAATCTTCTGGTGTTTTGGTTTTTGCACTGAAATATATACGGGTGTTGGAGCTTTTTGGAAAGATCTGGACAAACTTAATGTGTCTGAAGAAGTCCCCGTTAACAGGAGAGATAGAAATAAATTTTGGAGAATTAGATTATAAACTAAGAGAACTGGCTTACACATTCTTAGGGTTGGATAAAGAAGTGACGATCCACCTCCTGGAGTTGATGGTGGTGACTTGTACACTGAAGTTATGTAGTTTACAGCCTTGGTGTTATGTATCTACTCTGAGAAAGCTACATTCCATATACTCAGTTGTGGAACTACTTCTTGACAAGGGATCCATTGAGCCTTCACATTTTTTGGCAGAAGCAGGAAAATCTTTGCATGGAGTTCAAACCTCAATTGGCGGGATGAGTAACTTGTTTCAGTTCAGGAAGTTGCTGGAATTATTTTCTCTGAAGCAGGTTGAGTTGGCAGGAGGGCTGAAACACGTCAAGGCAGAGTTGGATATCATCAACAATACCTGTGAAACTCCACTTTTCTTTGTTTCAGGCCTGCCTGTTGGAATAAGATTACAAATCACCTTATATAACATGGATGTTGATAACAGGTTGTGGGTGAAGTTAACAGTGAACGAGTATTCTTGTCAATATGTGTATCTTGACCTGAAACAATTCGGAGATAGTGACCCTGTTAAAAAGTTTGTATTTGCTGCGCCATTTTACAGAACTCCTAAAACAAATTGTTTCAAGTTGAGAGTTACCTTAGGTATGGAAGATTTATCTGGTGAGAAGGTTATAGTAAGGAACTTTAGGCATCCTGAGCATGATCTCATTTACCTTTGCACCGAGAAAGAGGTGTTTCTTTCCAGGATTGTAAAATAG
- the LOC108193689 gene encoding protein SIEL isoform X2, with the protein MEQQLLRSFLELSATDEPPSRHTLTLARSLITNPSTSDSTISTILQALTHSLSLNPNPHTISLLSDISLRHPHLRRLIFSSLRTFSLLPHNSPRLVVESLSILVSIAEQDSELLQLVEELSESVFLSVCFGGCVSARRWLLANAKRILVRPAVLVTVFLGFSKDPYPEIRRVALDGLSCCVGIQDRGVMEGCFLRGVEMLSDTEDSVRCSAVRVISEWGQLLTASSEGASKKYWSDALFEKLCSIVRDMSVKVRLQVFDAIGKITMASENILLQTLSKKVLIKTQTSDVAGAFVHGMEDEFYEVRRSACSSLRELFILSSDFACKALNLLVDMLNDDSIAVRLQALQTMHHMAQHDHQVQEEYLNLDEADIFLVLFIIGRKHGSYAASTVEETSQDIDDFFEGKLGSNGAKTALILVLAISASLSHEINICRIPPRMFSYAVTLLGRISSGLAYALDRHVLFSYLCACSRSTSVSDSELIKGDEILQHIVNDSSRNQESREQSSSEVSIADCQLEGIEVLALVNLVLAQISNMWQPMQVGCIDGVLKTLRSLKEELGSINNTSSQSSGVLVFALKYIRVLELFGKIWTNLMCLKKSPLTGEIEINFGELDYKLRELAYTFLGLDKEVTIHLLELMVVTCTLKLCSLQPWCYVSTLRKLHSIYSVVELLLDKGSIEPSHFLAEAGKSLHGVQTSIGGMSNLFQFRKLLELFSLKQVELAGGLKHVKAELDIINNTCETPLFFVSGLPVGIRLQITLYNMDVDNRLWVKLTVNEYSCQYVYLDLKQFGDSDPVKKFVFAAPFYRTPKTNCFKLRVTLGMEDLSGEKVIVRNFRHPEHDLIYLCTEKEVFLSRIVK; encoded by the exons ATGGAGCAACAACTCCTCCGCAGCTTCCTCGAACTGAGCGCCACCGATGAGCCCCCATCCAGGCACACCCTAACACTCGCACGATCACTAATCACCAATCCTTCAACTTCAGATTCAACAATCTCCACTATTCTCCAAGCCCTAACACACTCTCTCTCCCTGAATCCTAACCCTCACaccatctctctcctctccgACATCTCTCTCCGCCACCCCCACCTCCGCCGTCTCATCTTCTCCTCTCTCCGTACTTTCTCTCTACTCCCTCACAATTCTCCTCGCCTTGTTGTCGAATCGCTGTCTATACTCGTATCGATTGCTGAGCAGGACTCTGAGCTTCTTCAGTTAGTTGAAGAGTTGAGTGAGAGTGTGTTTTTGTCTGTATGTTTTGGTGGTTGTGTTAGTGCCAGGAGGTGGTTGTTGGCGAATGCTAAGAGGATTTTGGTTCGGCCGGCGGTGTTGGTTACCGTGTTTTTAGGGTTTAGTAAGGATCCGTATCCTGAAATTAGGAGAGTTGCTTTGGATGGATTGAGCTGTTGTGTTGGGATTCAGGATAGAGGGGTGATGGAGGGGTGTTTTTTGCGTGGTGTTGAGATGCTTTCAGATACGGAGGATTCTGTTAGATGCTCCGCCGTTCGAGTT ATTAGTGAGTGGGGGCAATTACTCACGGCATCCAGCGAGGGAGCAAGTAAAAAGTACTGGTCTGATGCCTTATTTGAAAAG CTTTGTTCAATTGTCAGAGACATGAGTGTAAAAGTAAGACTTCAAGTTTTTGATGCCATTGGGAAGATAACGATGGCCTCCGAGAATATTCTACTTCAAACCCTGTCTAAGAAAGTACTTATCAAAACACAAACATCTGATGTTGCTGGAGCTTTTGTGCATGGGATGGAGGACGAATTTTATGAG GTGCGAAGGTCTGCTTGTTCTTCCTTGCGTGAACTCTTCATCCTTTCTTCTGACTTTGCTTGTAAAGCCTTAAATTTGTTGGTGGATATGTTGAATGATGATTCAATAGCTGTCCGATTACAAGCACTACAAACAATGCATCATATGGCGCAACATGACCATCAGGTTCAAGAAGAATACCTTAACCTG GATGAAGCTGATATATTTCTTGTTCTCTTTATTATCGGTCGAAAACATGGTAGTTATGCTGCAAGTACTGTTGAGGAGACTTCTCAAGAT ATAGATGACTTTTTCGAAGGCAAGTTGGGATCTAATGGTGCAAAAACTGCTCTAATTCTAGTACTGGCCATTTCAGCTTCACTATCACATGAGATAAACATATGCAGAATTCCGCCCAGAATGTTTTCATATGCAGTCACTCTTCTGGGGAGAATATCTTCTGGGTTAGCTTATGCTTTGGATCGTCATGTACTGTTCTCTTACTTGTGTGCTTGCAGTAGATCCACATCTGTTTCTGACTCGGAGTTGATTAAAGGGGATGAGATTCTGCAACATATAGTAAATGATTCCTCGCGTAATCAGGAATCACGGGAGCAGAGCAGCTCAGAAGTATCAATCGCAGATTGTCAGTTGGAGGGGATCGAAGTATTAGCATTAGTGAATCTAGTCCTAGCACAAATTAGTAacatgtggcaaccgatgcaaGTTGGATGCATTGATGGAGTACTTAAGACTTTAAG GAGTTTGAAAGAAGAACTGGGAAGCATAAATAATACATCATCCCAATCTTCTGGTGTTTTGGTTTTTGCACTGAAATATATACGGGTGTTGGAGCTTTTTGGAAAGATCTGGACAAACTTAATGTGTCTGAAGAAGTCCCCGTTAACAGGAGAGATAGAAATAAATTTTGGAGAATTAGATTATAAACTAAGAGAACTGGCTTACACATTCTTAGGGTTGGATAAAGAAGTGACGATCCACCTCCTGGAGTTGATGGTGGTGACTTGTACACTGAAGTTATGTAGTTTACAGCCTTGGTGTTATGTATCTACTCTGAGAAAGCTACATTCCATATACTCAGTTGTGGAACTACTTCTTGACAAGGGATCCATTGAGCCTTCACATTTTTTGGCAGAAGCAGGAAAATCTTTGCATGGAGTTCAAACCTCAATTGGCGGGATGAGTAACTTGTTTCAGTTCAGGAAGTTGCTGGAATTATTTTCTCTGAAGCAGGTTGAGTTGGCAGGAGGGCTGAAACACGTCAAGGCAGAGTTGGATATCATCAACAATACCTGTGAAACTCCACTTTTCTTTGTTTCAGGCCTGCCTGTTGGAATAAGATTACAAATCACCTTATATAACATGGATGTTGATAACAGGTTGTGGGTGAAGTTAACAGTGAACGAGTATTCTTGTCAATATGTGTATCTTGACCTGAAACAATTCGGAGATAGTGACCCTGTTAAAAAGTTTGTATTTGCTGCGCCATTTTACAGAACTCCTAAAACAAATTGTTTCAAGTTGAGAGTTACCTTAGGTATGGAAGATTTATCTGGTGAGAAGGTTATAGTAAGGAACTTTAGGCATCCTGAGCATGATCTCATTTACCTTTGCACCGAGAAAGAGGTGTTTCTTTCCAGGATTGTAAAATAG